A region of Mammaliicoccus sp. Dog046 DNA encodes the following proteins:
- a CDS encoding peptidase U32 family protein, translating to MTELLVTPKSVTHIEKLIELGADAFVIGEEKFGLRLAGEFKEPELREAIKIIHQHGKKAYVAVNGIFHNEHIDDLETYIDLLHELKVDRIIFGDPAVVMSMKHRENPIPLNWSAETIVTNHFQCNYWGQRGSARAVLARELSIEEVLEIKENSDVEIEVQVHGMTCMFQSKRQLLGNYFMYQDKVMKIENRQENKDMLLYDEERSNKYPIYEDGNGTHIMSPNDICLIEDLESLLEANIDAIKIDGVLQTEAYINVVTEQYREAIDLYNEDPELYEDEKFMLLEPIEDIQPTHRPMDQGFLFKQTVY from the coding sequence ATGACGGAATTATTAGTGACACCTAAATCAGTGACACATATTGAGAAATTAATAGAATTAGGTGCAGATGCATTTGTTATTGGTGAAGAAAAATTCGGATTAAGATTAGCTGGTGAATTTAAAGAACCCGAACTTCGTGAAGCAATAAAAATCATTCATCAACATGGCAAGAAAGCATATGTAGCAGTAAATGGCATATTTCACAATGAACATATTGATGATTTAGAAACATATATAGATTTATTACATGAATTAAAGGTTGATCGAATTATTTTCGGTGATCCTGCTGTAGTTATGTCTATGAAACATCGTGAAAATCCGATACCGCTAAACTGGAGTGCTGAAACCATTGTTACGAATCATTTCCAATGTAATTATTGGGGACAAAGAGGTTCAGCAAGAGCTGTACTAGCACGTGAATTAAGTATTGAAGAAGTTTTAGAAATCAAAGAAAATAGCGATGTTGAAATTGAAGTACAAGTTCATGGAATGACATGTATGTTCCAATCTAAAAGACAATTATTAGGTAATTATTTTATGTATCAAGATAAAGTAATGAAAATTGAGAACAGACAAGAAAACAAAGACATGCTTTTATACGATGAAGAACGTAGTAATAAATACCCAATCTATGAAGACGGCAATGGGACACATATTATGAGTCCAAATGATATTTGCCTAATTGAAGATTTAGAGTCGTTATTAGAAGCTAATATAGACGCTATAAAAATAGATGGTGTATTACAAACGGAAGCATATATAAACGTTGTTACTGAACAATATCGAGAAGCGATTGATTTGTATAATGAGGATCCTGAATTATATGAAGATGAGAAATTTATGTTGTTAGAGCCTATTGAAGATATTCAACCTACACATCGCCCAATGGACCAAGGATTCTTGTTCAAACAAACAGTTTATTAG
- a CDS encoding tetratricopeptide repeat protein: MHNEKEIVTLIQNKKFDQALTYLFENIEEDPNEVTNYINAGTILSEANDLERAEKFFQKAITVNENHGGAYYSLANLYYNQQRFEEAIKLYQHALKRGLNDADTNFMLGMSFNELGAHTEALPYVMRAHELNEKDIEIGFQYGLTLCQLEMFDEAIQQLELVLSNDDKHVDALYNLGLAKYMKNENPHEALTYFRKAVEIQPDHLLSGHAIKMFEQLAEEED; encoded by the coding sequence ATGCATAACGAAAAAGAAATAGTAACACTTATACAAAACAAAAAATTCGACCAAGCACTTACATATTTGTTTGAAAATATAGAAGAAGATCCAAACGAAGTGACGAATTATATTAATGCTGGTACGATTTTATCTGAAGCAAATGACCTTGAAAGAGCAGAGAAATTCTTCCAAAAAGCAATTACTGTAAATGAAAATCATGGTGGGGCATATTATAGTTTGGCAAATTTATATTACAACCAACAACGATTTGAAGAAGCAATTAAATTGTATCAACATGCATTGAAAAGAGGCTTGAATGATGCGGATACAAACTTTATGCTAGGCATGAGTTTTAATGAATTAGGTGCACATACAGAAGCTTTACCTTATGTAATGCGTGCACACGAACTTAATGAAAAGGACATAGAAATTGGTTTCCAATATGGATTAACTTTATGCCAACTTGAAATGTTCGATGAAGCCATTCAACAATTAGAGCTCGTATTAAGTAACGATGATAAACATGTAGATGCATTGTATAATTTAGGATTAGCAAAATATATGAAAAATGAAAATCCACATGAAGCATTAACATATTTTAGAAAAGCAGTAGAAATACAACCAGACCATTTATTGAGCGGTCATGCGATAAAAATGTTTGAACAATTAGCAGAAGAGGAGGACTAA
- a CDS encoding O-methyltransferase, translating to MEKDIKYIEELLFQKSSPIDALRLYASEHSVPIMDKISTEFVKQMIRVKSVKNILEIGTAIGYSSMHFASCDSDIRIWTIERNEEMYQLASKNIKDYNFETQINVIYSDAKEAKPLLPNQQKFDLIFIDAAKAQSQKFFELYEDLLSDDGIIITDNVLYHGFVSDIDVVRTRNVRQMVKKVQKYNEWLMQHKDYETTFINIGDGMAISKKEHN from the coding sequence ATGGAAAAAGATATTAAATATATCGAAGAATTGCTTTTTCAAAAATCTTCGCCGATAGATGCGCTTAGATTATATGCCTCAGAGCATAGTGTCCCTATAATGGACAAAATATCAACAGAATTTGTAAAGCAAATGATAAGAGTTAAAAGTGTTAAAAATATACTCGAGATTGGTACTGCAATCGGGTATAGTTCCATGCATTTCGCTTCTTGTGATTCAGACATTCGTATTTGGACCATTGAAAGAAATGAAGAAATGTATCAGCTAGCTAGCAAAAATATAAAAGATTATAATTTTGAAACGCAAATTAATGTCATTTATTCAGATGCTAAAGAAGCTAAACCATTATTACCAAATCAACAAAAGTTTGATTTGATTTTTATCGATGCGGCTAAAGCACAATCACAAAAATTCTTTGAGTTATACGAAGATCTATTAAGTGATGATGGCATAATTATTACTGACAATGTGTTATATCATGGATTTGTCAGTGACATTGATGTTGTTCGAACTAGAAATGTAAGACAAATGGTTAAAAAAGTTCAAAAATATAATGAATGGCTCATGCAACATAAAGACTATGAGACAACATTTATTAATATTGGGGATGGAATGGCAATTTCAAAGAAGGAGCATAATTGA
- the ruvX gene encoding Holliday junction resolvase RuvX: protein MLKHRIIGLDVGSKTIGVAVSDAMGWTAQGIDTLRINEENEEFGIDELIKIIDQYDVDTVIIGLPKNMNNSIGPRGEASMHFKTLLSEAKPDLKMVMWDERLSTVGAERTLLEADVSRKKRKKVIDKMAAVFILQGYLDSIK, encoded by the coding sequence ATGCTTAAACATAGAATCATTGGTTTAGATGTAGGTAGTAAGACGATAGGTGTAGCAGTCAGTGATGCGATGGGTTGGACTGCACAAGGAATAGATACACTCCGTATTAACGAAGAGAATGAAGAATTTGGTATTGATGAATTAATCAAAATTATAGATCAATATGATGTAGATACTGTCATTATTGGATTACCTAAAAATATGAATAATTCTATTGGACCGCGTGGAGAAGCATCTATGCACTTTAAAACATTGCTTTCCGAAGCAAAACCTGACTTGAAAATGGTCATGTGGGATGAACGTTTAAGTACTGTAGGTGCAGAAAGAACGCTTTTAGAAGCGGATGTTTCTCGCAAAAAAAGAAAAAAAGTAATAGATAAAATGGCAGCTGTATTTATATTACAGGGGTACTTGGATTCTATTAAATAA
- a CDS encoding ATP-dependent RecD-like DNA helicase, with the protein MENLSLFDLSHVKGEVIRILFQNSDNYYTVIKVDVMESNEDFDQEVTIVGYLPQIVEGETYLFKGKVINHPKYGKQLQAETFEKELPQTKQGVIHYLSSDLFKGIGKKTAESIVEILGENALKKIIEDPDVLKQIPKLNQQKRETIAESIRENQVIEQIMIKLNELGFGPKLAMSIYQVYKEETLNVLKQTPYRLVMDVNGIGFQRADQIAEQVGISKDHHDRFVAGISYYLNQQSLQNGHTYLPVDILVNGVYELLNHQQPNVVNKDQINDVIIEMSEEQAIIIEDQHCFLPSLYYSEAKSVQIIHRLYQHQDELKDIETSDLQLHIGQIEDMNDVSYADGQKHALETAINNKMMLLTGGPGTGKTTVIRGICELYSEIHGVSLNYDDYDENSDFPIVLAAPTGRAAKRLSESTGLEAMTIHRLIGWSKDTQPDDVLDNEINAHLIILDEMSMVDTWLMYQFLRAVPDYAQIIFVGDEDQLPSVGPGQIFKDLIDSKVIPRVNLTEVYRQQEGSSIIDLAHKIKNGLPVSISEKHHDRSFISCTSHQIASVVERVVQGAVSKGYNMQDIQVLAPIYRGPAGINKLNQLLQDILNPKDEDMRYLEYGDIEYRENDKVLQLVNRPDDNVFNGDIGVVTGVYKAEENALGKDVVIVDYEGNDITYTKQDLSEITHAYCCSIHKSQGSEFPIVIMPIVKQYFRMLQKNILYTGLTRAKQSLVVCGEEQAFNQGIQTLGHGRMTSFDTKLKMYFQTDDQVEPEKERHLILTEENMYEIDPMINMQDKTPYDFMK; encoded by the coding sequence ATGGAAAATTTATCTTTATTTGATCTTTCACATGTTAAAGGTGAAGTGATTAGAATCTTATTCCAAAATAGTGATAACTATTATACTGTGATTAAAGTTGATGTGATGGAATCAAATGAAGATTTTGACCAAGAGGTTACCATTGTTGGTTATCTGCCGCAAATTGTTGAAGGTGAAACGTATTTGTTTAAAGGTAAAGTCATTAATCATCCGAAATACGGAAAACAACTGCAAGCAGAAACGTTTGAGAAAGAATTACCACAAACAAAGCAAGGCGTTATCCATTACTTATCAAGTGATTTATTTAAGGGAATTGGTAAGAAAACGGCAGAATCGATCGTTGAAATTTTAGGAGAAAATGCACTTAAGAAGATTATAGAAGATCCAGATGTACTTAAACAAATTCCTAAACTCAATCAACAAAAGAGAGAAACAATCGCTGAATCAATCCGTGAGAATCAAGTGATTGAACAAATAATGATTAAATTGAATGAACTTGGTTTTGGTCCAAAACTTGCGATGTCAATTTACCAAGTATATAAAGAAGAAACTCTAAATGTACTGAAACAAACACCATATCGATTAGTAATGGATGTTAATGGCATAGGATTTCAAAGAGCAGACCAAATTGCTGAACAAGTAGGGATTTCGAAAGATCATCATGATCGTTTTGTCGCAGGAATTAGTTATTATTTAAATCAACAATCATTACAGAACGGACATACATATTTGCCAGTAGATATTTTAGTGAATGGCGTATATGAACTGTTGAATCATCAACAGCCAAATGTGGTGAATAAAGATCAAATTAACGATGTAATCATTGAGATGAGTGAGGAACAAGCAATTATTATTGAAGATCAACATTGCTTCTTACCTTCTTTATATTACTCAGAAGCAAAAAGTGTTCAAATTATCCATCGATTATATCAACATCAAGATGAATTAAAAGATATAGAAACAAGCGATTTACAACTTCATATTGGACAAATTGAAGATATGAATGATGTTTCGTATGCTGATGGACAAAAACATGCTTTGGAAACAGCCATTAACAATAAAATGATGTTGTTAACGGGTGGACCTGGTACAGGTAAAACAACAGTAATAAGAGGGATATGTGAATTATATTCTGAAATCCATGGTGTGAGCTTAAATTATGATGATTATGACGAGAATTCAGATTTTCCAATCGTTTTAGCAGCACCTACAGGAAGAGCAGCGAAAAGGTTGAGCGAATCTACTGGTTTGGAAGCAATGACCATTCATAGATTAATCGGATGGAGTAAAGATACTCAGCCTGATGATGTATTAGATAATGAAATTAATGCACATTTAATAATCTTGGATGAAATGTCCATGGTAGATACTTGGTTGATGTATCAATTTTTAAGAGCAGTGCCTGATTATGCACAAATTATCTTTGTTGGTGATGAAGACCAATTGCCTTCAGTTGGACCAGGACAAATTTTTAAAGATTTGATCGATTCAAAAGTTATTCCAAGAGTCAATTTAACTGAAGTATATAGACAACAAGAAGGCTCATCTATTATTGATTTAGCCCATAAAATAAAAAATGGATTACCTGTGTCAATTAGTGAAAAACATCATGATCGATCCTTTATAAGCTGTACGAGTCATCAAATTGCATCTGTAGTAGAAAGAGTCGTTCAAGGTGCTGTAAGTAAGGGATACAATATGCAAGATATTCAAGTATTAGCACCTATTTATCGAGGACCAGCGGGTATAAATAAACTCAACCAGCTACTGCAAGATATTCTCAATCCTAAAGATGAAGATATGCGTTACTTAGAATACGGCGATATTGAATACCGAGAAAATGACAAAGTACTACAGCTGGTTAATCGACCAGATGATAATGTTTTTAATGGTGATATAGGTGTCGTTACAGGTGTGTATAAAGCAGAAGAGAACGCATTAGGTAAAGATGTCGTCATCGTTGATTATGAGGGCAATGATATTACGTATACAAAACAAGATTTATCAGAAATTACACACGCGTATTGTTGTTCGATTCATAAATCACAAGGTTCTGAATTTCCAATTGTCATTATGCCGATAGTTAAGCAATATTTTAGAATGTTGCAGAAAAACATATTATATACTGGATTAACACGAGCGAAACAATCATTAGTCGTGTGTGGTGAAGAACAGGCATTTAATCAAGGAATACAAACACTTGGACATGGTCGTATGACTTCTTTTGATACAAAATTGAAAATGTACTTTCAAACGGACGATCAAGTTGAGCCTGAAAAGGAACGTCATCTCATCCTTACAGAAGAAAATATGTATGAGATTGATCCTATGATCAATATGCAAGATAAAACACCGTATGATTTTATGAAATAA
- the alaS gene encoding alanine--tRNA ligase, with protein MKNLKASEIRQMYIDFFVEKGHMVEPSAPLVPIDDDTLLWINSGVATLKKYFDGREIPKNPKIVNAQKAIRTNDIENVGFTARHHTFFEMLGNFSIGDYFKKEAIAFAWEFLTSEKWMAMDPEKLYVTIHPEDTEAYDLWHDGIGLEESRIIRIEGNFWDIGEGPSGPNTEIFYDRGETYGKEDPAEEMYPGGENERYLEVWNLVFSEFNHNADHTYTPLPNQNIDTGMGLERMASIAQDVPTNYDTDLFIPIIQEVEAVSGQKYLSSKEQDIAFKVIADHIRTISFAIGDGALPANEGRGYVLRRLLRRAVRFSQSLNINEPFLYKLVDIVADIMEPYYPNVKAQSDFIKKVIKSEEERFHETLEEGLAILNTMMASAKSKGNILSGSDAFKLYDTYGFPIELTEEITAQEGIEIDNEGFENEMQQQRDRARAARQQTQSMQVQNEVLGKITSPSTFVGYEQTEIQTEITDIIVNGQLVEEAESGEQIQFILRETPFYAVSGGQVADTGIIRHDQFEIEVTEVIKAPNGQNLHAGQIKFGQVHIGETVEAIVNQDDRKDIIKNHSATHLLHAALKEVLGTHVNQAGSLVESERLRFDFSHFGQVTAEELKTIERIVNEKIWVNIPVEIQEMAIEQAKEKGAMALFGEKYGDVVRVVEMSSYSIELCGGIHVRNTSEIGLFKIVSESGTGAGVRRIEAVTGKKAYETLKHSESILEEVMQHVKVKDQERTIEKIDQIQQSNKELEKELQQKNKTITELKSGNIEDSVEEINGIKVLATLVEAENPKVLRTIMDDYKSKMQDTVLLLASVNGEKVSLVSAVPKELTDRIKAGDIIREAAQITNGKGGGRPDMAQGGGTDPSKVTEALQFVKNYVKSL; from the coding sequence ATGAAGAATTTAAAAGCAAGTGAAATTAGACAAATGTATATTGACTTTTTTGTTGAAAAAGGACATATGGTAGAACCTTCAGCACCTTTAGTACCAATTGATGACGATACGTTATTATGGATTAATTCAGGTGTAGCAACATTGAAAAAATATTTTGACGGAAGAGAAATTCCTAAAAATCCAAAAATCGTTAATGCTCAAAAAGCAATCAGAACAAATGATATTGAGAATGTAGGATTTACAGCGAGACACCATACTTTCTTCGAGATGTTAGGAAACTTCTCAATTGGTGATTACTTCAAGAAAGAAGCGATCGCTTTTGCATGGGAATTCTTAACAAGTGAAAAATGGATGGCAATGGATCCTGAAAAATTATACGTAACAATTCACCCTGAAGATACTGAAGCGTATGACTTATGGCATGATGGTATTGGTTTAGAAGAATCTCGTATTATTAGGATAGAAGGTAACTTCTGGGATATTGGTGAAGGACCATCAGGACCAAATACAGAGATATTCTATGATAGAGGCGAAACGTACGGTAAAGAAGATCCTGCTGAAGAAATGTATCCAGGTGGAGAAAATGAACGTTACCTTGAAGTGTGGAACCTTGTATTTAGTGAATTTAATCATAATGCGGATCATACGTATACACCACTTCCAAATCAAAACATAGATACTGGAATGGGACTTGAACGTATGGCTTCCATTGCTCAAGATGTTCCAACCAATTATGATACTGATTTATTTATCCCGATCATTCAAGAAGTTGAAGCGGTTAGTGGACAAAAATATTTATCTTCTAAAGAGCAAGATATTGCATTTAAAGTAATTGCTGACCACATTAGAACGATTAGTTTTGCTATTGGTGACGGAGCTTTACCTGCAAATGAAGGTAGAGGTTATGTTTTAAGAAGATTATTACGTAGAGCAGTACGTTTCAGTCAATCATTAAATATTAATGAACCATTCTTATACAAATTAGTTGATATCGTGGCTGACATTATGGAACCTTATTATCCAAATGTTAAAGCACAAAGTGATTTTATTAAAAAAGTAATTAAATCTGAAGAAGAGCGTTTCCATGAAACACTTGAAGAAGGTTTAGCTATTCTTAATACAATGATGGCTTCTGCGAAATCAAAAGGAAATATTTTATCAGGTTCTGATGCTTTCAAATTATACGATACGTATGGTTTCCCAATTGAGTTAACAGAAGAAATTACAGCTCAAGAAGGTATAGAAATAGATAATGAAGGCTTCGAAAATGAAATGCAACAACAAAGAGATAGAGCAAGAGCAGCACGTCAACAAACACAGTCTATGCAAGTTCAAAATGAAGTGTTAGGTAAGATTACATCTCCAAGTACATTCGTTGGTTATGAACAAACTGAAATTCAAACTGAGATCACTGATATTATTGTTAACGGTCAATTAGTTGAAGAAGCTGAAAGTGGCGAACAAATTCAATTTATTTTACGTGAGACTCCATTCTACGCTGTATCTGGTGGACAAGTTGCAGATACAGGAATTATCAGACATGATCAATTCGAAATTGAAGTAACAGAAGTCATTAAAGCGCCAAATGGTCAAAATTTACATGCTGGGCAAATCAAATTTGGACAAGTGCATATCGGCGAGACAGTTGAGGCAATTGTGAACCAAGATGATAGAAAAGATATTATCAAAAATCACTCTGCGACACATTTATTACATGCAGCATTAAAAGAAGTGCTAGGCACACATGTAAATCAAGCTGGTTCACTAGTTGAAAGTGAAAGACTTAGATTCGATTTCTCTCATTTCGGACAAGTAACAGCTGAAGAATTAAAAACAATTGAAAGAATTGTAAATGAAAAAATATGGGTAAATATTCCTGTAGAAATTCAAGAAATGGCTATTGAACAAGCGAAAGAAAAAGGTGCAATGGCATTATTCGGAGAAAAATATGGCGATGTAGTAAGAGTAGTTGAAATGTCATCTTATTCAATCGAATTATGTGGTGGTATCCATGTTCGTAATACAAGTGAAATTGGCTTATTTAAAATCGTATCTGAGTCAGGTACAGGTGCAGGTGTAAGAAGAATTGAAGCAGTAACTGGTAAGAAAGCTTATGAAACTTTAAAACACTCTGAGTCTATCCTTGAAGAAGTAATGCAACATGTGAAAGTGAAGGACCAAGAAAGAACGATTGAAAAAATTGATCAAATTCAACAAAGCAACAAAGAATTAGAAAAAGAACTTCAACAAAAAAATAAAACAATTACAGAATTGAAATCAGGCAATATTGAAGATAGTGTTGAGGAAATCAATGGTATTAAAGTACTTGCGACATTAGTTGAAGCAGAAAATCCAAAAGTATTAAGAACAATCATGGATGATTATAAATCTAAAATGCAAGATACAGTATTGTTATTAGCTAGTGTTAATGGCGAGAAAGTATCACTTGTATCTGCAGTTCCAAAAGAACTTACAGATAGAATTAAAGCTGGAGATATTATTAGAGAAGCAGCACAAATTACAAACGGTAAAGGTGGCGGTCGTCCGGATATGGCACAAGGTGGCGGTACAGATCCTTCTAAAGTAACAGAAGCTTTACAGTTTGTTAAAAACTACGTTAAATCTCTATAA
- a CDS encoding DUF1292 domain-containing protein — MTEHNHEGHLEINNEEELLTLIDENNNEVLYRKVLEFYHPEFKKEYIILAEEGTADDEEIELIPMINEANDDGEGGKLLPVETDEEWDMIEEIVNTEMDDV; from the coding sequence ATGACTGAACATAATCATGAAGGACATTTAGAAATTAATAATGAGGAAGAATTATTAACACTTATTGATGAAAACAACAATGAGGTTTTATATCGTAAAGTATTAGAATTCTATCACCCTGAATTTAAGAAAGAATATATCATTCTTGCTGAAGAAGGAACAGCTGACGATGAAGAAATCGAATTAATTCCTATGATTAATGAAGCGAATGATGATGGTGAAGGCGGTAAATTATTACCTGTTGAAACTGATGAAGAGTGGGATATGATTGAAGAAATCGTAAACACTGAAATGGACGACGTTTAA
- the mnmA gene encoding tRNA 2-thiouridine(34) synthase MnmA, with protein sequence MNNQSTRVVVGMSGGVDSSVTAHILKEQGYDVVGIFMKNWDDTDENGVCTATEDYNDVIAVCNQLDIPYYAVNFEQEYWDKVFTYFLDEYKKGRTPNPDVMCNKEIKFKAFLNHALKLGADYVATGHYARVNRDGDKVEMLRGVDNNKDQTYFLNQLTQEQLSKVMFPIGELEKSEVRRIAEEQDLATAKKKDSTGICFIGEKNFKTFLSQYLPAQNGKMQTLDGLDMGEHSGLMYYTIGQRHGLGIGGDGDPWFVVGKNLKENILYVEQGFHHDALYSDYLIASDISFVNDIDFSQPVKCSAKFRYRQKDTNVTVEKLSDNQIKVTFDQPVRAITPGQAVVLYDGEVCLGGATIDEVYKTEKQLDYMV encoded by the coding sequence ATGAATAATCAATCTACACGTGTCGTTGTCGGAATGAGCGGAGGCGTAGATAGTTCTGTTACAGCTCATATATTGAAAGAACAAGGATATGATGTAGTAGGCATATTTATGAAAAACTGGGACGATACTGACGAAAACGGGGTTTGTACAGCGACAGAAGATTACAATGATGTAATTGCTGTATGTAACCAACTCGACATCCCGTACTATGCGGTGAATTTCGAACAAGAATATTGGGATAAAGTATTTACTTATTTCTTAGACGAATATAAAAAAGGTAGAACACCAAATCCAGATGTAATGTGTAATAAAGAAATTAAATTCAAAGCATTTTTAAACCATGCTTTAAAATTAGGTGCAGATTATGTGGCTACGGGTCATTATGCACGTGTAAATCGTGATGGTGATAAAGTAGAAATGTTACGTGGTGTTGATAATAATAAAGATCAAACGTATTTCTTAAACCAATTAACACAAGAACAATTATCTAAAGTAATGTTCCCAATCGGTGAATTAGAAAAAAGTGAAGTAAGAAGAATTGCAGAAGAACAAGATTTAGCAACAGCTAAGAAAAAAGATTCAACGGGTATATGTTTTATCGGAGAAAAGAACTTTAAAACTTTCTTATCACAATATTTACCTGCGCAAAATGGTAAAATGCAAACACTTGATGGTCTAGATATGGGTGAACATTCAGGTTTAATGTATTATACGATTGGACAAAGACATGGTTTAGGTATCGGCGGAGACGGAGATCCTTGGTTTGTAGTAGGGAAAAATTTAAAAGAAAATATTTTATATGTAGAACAAGGTTTCCATCATGATGCTTTATACAGTGATTATTTAATCGCGTCAGATATTTCTTTTGTAAACGATATTGATTTTAGTCAGCCAGTAAAATGTTCTGCTAAATTTAGATATAGACAAAAAGATACAAACGTGACCGTTGAAAAACTTTCAGACAATCAAATTAAAGTGACTTTTGATCAACCAGTTCGCGCAATTACACCAGGACAAGCAGTAGTGTTATACGATGGCGAAGTATGTCTAGGCGGCGCAACAATTGATGAAGTTTATAAAACAGAAAAACAATTAGATTATATGGTTTAA
- a CDS encoding IreB family regulatory phosphoprotein, whose protein sequence is MNNFDKTMKFSYDDFPKEDVKTVLQNVYRTLEERGYNPVNQIVGYLLSGDPAYIPRHNEARNQIRRLDRDDIMEELVSNYLKQENEFDA, encoded by the coding sequence ATGAATAATTTTGATAAAACGATGAAATTTAGCTATGATGATTTTCCTAAAGAAGATGTCAAAACAGTACTACAAAATGTTTATCGTACGTTAGAAGAACGTGGCTATAATCCTGTTAACCAAATTGTTGGTTATTTGTTGTCCGGTGACCCCGCATATATACCTAGACACAATGAAGCAAGAAATCAAATTAGACGCTTAGATAGAGATGATATTATGGAAGAACTCGTATCAAATTATTTAAAGCAAGAAAATGAATTCGATGCTTAA
- the mltG gene encoding endolytic transglycosylase MltG: protein MGKNSIYKDARLLSKYISLGIISILFLLFLLITLIGLCVIGINGRPVNADSQEQIIFKVNPNDTTEIISQQLAEDKLIRNETIFKYYLKLNNISSFQAGEYKFSPSMSLKDIATSLKTGKVYIKTAVQFDVKEGSNIELIAGIVEENTSISREEFLGKMKDRDFIKKYQKQYPKMLSNEILNKDLRYPLEGYLAPATYQFTNSNVSVDEIVQKMLQETTNTTYKLYEEEGPLKLTENYELKTLSFHEYLTMSSIVEAEMKNMTDKSRYTSLIVNRLENNPQSALNSDATVRYALKKEPSERLSEKDYSTHSPFNTYGQKGLPIGPINNFSDETARTTIHPPETDYYYYTTTKSGKVLFADTISQQEKNKEKQ from the coding sequence ATGGGAAAAAATAGTATATATAAAGATGCGAGGTTATTATCTAAGTACATTAGTTTAGGTATAATCAGTATCCTCTTTTTATTATTTTTATTGATTACACTAATTGGTTTATGTGTAATCGGCATTAATGGGAGGCCGGTCAATGCAGATAGCCAAGAGCAAATTATTTTTAAAGTTAACCCAAACGATACAACAGAAATCATCAGCCAACAATTAGCTGAAGATAAACTCATTAGAAATGAAACGATTTTTAAATATTATTTAAAATTAAATAACATATCAAGTTTTCAAGCTGGAGAATATAAATTCTCACCATCCATGTCTTTAAAAGATATTGCAACAAGTCTTAAGACCGGAAAAGTATATATTAAAACTGCAGTTCAATTTGATGTAAAAGAAGGATCTAATATCGAACTCATTGCAGGAATAGTTGAAGAAAACACGTCTATATCAAGAGAAGAATTCCTAGGAAAGATGAAAGATCGAGATTTCATTAAAAAATATCAAAAGCAATATCCAAAAATGCTTTCAAATGAAATATTAAATAAAGATTTAAGATACCCTTTAGAAGGATATTTAGCGCCAGCTACATATCAATTTACAAATAGCAACGTGTCCGTAGATGAAATTGTTCAAAAAATGTTACAAGAGACGACAAATACGACGTATAAGTTATACGAAGAAGAAGGTCCATTAAAGTTGACTGAGAACTATGAATTAAAAACGCTGTCGTTTCATGAGTATTTAACAATGTCTTCAATTGTTGAAGCTGAAATGAAAAATATGACAGATAAATCTAGATATACATCATTAATTGTAAATCGACTTGAGAATAATCCACAAAGTGCATTAAATTCAGATGCTACTGTGCGATATGCTCTGAAAAAAGAACCATCTGAGCGGTTATCTGAAAAAGATTATTCAACACATTCACCATTTAATACTTATGGACAAAAAGGCTTACCAATAGGTCCAATTAATAATTTTTCTGATGAAACGGCAAGAACAACGATACATCCACCTGAAACAGATTATTATTATTATACAACTACGAAAAGTGGGAAAGTTCTCTTTGCTGATACCATCAGTCAACAAGAAAAAAATAAAGAAAAACAATAA